The genome window AAAAAAACATGATACCATCTCGATAGCATTAGTCTTCTTTCAATGCGGTCACGATTCGTCTGAGTTGATACTACAATTGAAATGGTGTTGGGAATGGTCTGTAAGGCGAAAATAAATTTACTGATCGACTTTTCCTGTTCATGGAGATCAGCGAGCCACTCATCTCTATATCTTTTTCTGATCCTCATAGGCAAAAAACTGGAAACACAAATAATAATCCACTGCGATATCAGCGGTAACTGCTCAACAAAGAGCCCAGAGGCGAGCGCCATAAGAAAATCTTTTCCCAGGTCAAGCATTAATCCTCCCGCCGAGTGTCATCAGCCTCTGCGTTTTCCTAATTTCTTCTCGCGCAGCAGCAAGGCCTTCAGCGGTGAGCAGGTAATACCGTCGTGCAGGACGACCTTCAGCAATTGGGTCAATCCCTTCAACCGTACTGCTTACCAGTCCCTGCTGCTCAAGTCGTGCCAGCACGGCATAAATCGTGCCCACATTCACCTCGGCGTCTCGGCTTAACTCCAGGGCGTACTGATGCTTTTCCGGATGCCTGGCCATCACAATCAGCACCTGGAGGGCATTTCGAGTTACCTTCCTGTTGGTCATATAAACAATGGTAGCCCATACGACGAAGCAATGATAGGGGTGCAAGGTCAGAGACGTTCTGCTGATACTTCAGTCCTGCATCCGCGCGATAAACCAGCCCTGCGGGTGCGCGCCGGGTGTCTCATCGAAGTGGTGGACTTCCAGTACCACTGAGCCACACTGCAGCACCCAGCAGGTGCGCGAGGGTTCCCCGAGCCACCACCGGCCACCTGCGCGGTAGCGGTCCAGTTCCTGGGTGAGGTGGTACGTCCGGTCATTCCAGCGGATGACCTTGGGGGTGCCCCGCGGCGTCACGTGGGTGACCTCACACGGCTGTTGAATGGCGCGCATGCCACCAGGGTAAGGTGCAGGACATGGACGTGCGAGACCTGACCCCCGTGGAGATCGCGGACCTGTTGGACGCGGCGTACCTCGCTGACCAGGGCGAACCCGGTGACGCGCCCGACCCAGCAACCCGCGCGGAGCTGGCCGACCGGCTGGGCTGTGACGAGGATCTGCGCGCGGAGGTGTGGGGTGCGTGGCGGGATGAGCTGATCAGCGAGGGCCGCAGCGTGAGCGACGCCGAGTACTGGCTGGACGTGGAGTTCGCGCAGCCCTGCCCGGAAGACTGGCTGGCGGAAAACTGACGCGCCCCCGGAGTGATCCGGGGGCTGTTGTCATGGGCTGTCACCCTTCATTTTTCCTTTACCTAAAGTCGTTTAGGTAAGAGAACGACGAGCGCCACATACCAGAGGCAAGCCCCCGACCGTGATGGCCGGGGGCTCGGGCAGGGTGGCCCTTTGCACTGAGGGGAGTGATGGACTCCTAACTGCCTAGCCGTAAATGCCAATTTTTGAATCAACAGGTTTGATATTCAAAGTGGCCCACAGTGAAGGGTGAATGTAATAGACCGATTTTACATTGAAGCTAGGAATGGTCGAGTTCTGACTTTTGAATGACCAATAGACTGTATGGCTCTGTACGGGGCGCACGCCTATTGCTCCAATCCTATACAGAACCGCTAAGCAGCTCTCCACCATGGGGTTCGGCTCTTCATCGGAAAACTTATCGCTAATAATCTTGTAAATTTCGTCTTGGATAGATAGTTTTCGGGTAAGAAGCTCCAGGGCTGAATCCCTAAATTTCTTGGATATTTCGCCTACAGTGAAAGAAGCCGGATAGCTTCTCATAAACTGGATTAGAGTGCCTATATTCGGGTAATCCGTACCCCATTCGTACTGTAGAGCCTCTAACCTGCTTTGAGAATATTCAATCTCCGCTTGCGTTATGTCAGAGGCCGCTATCTTTGGCTTACCAGCGGCATGCTTCGCACAGAGATTAAAGAATATGATCAAATCTCTCGGCCTCAGCATGGTACGAGTGATCAAATATTCAAGTGGCGGGACGTTGTTCACTGATCCAGGGAGAATATCTTTCATTGATATTTGCCGACTGGTGGGTCGGCTGGATATCATTTTATCCACTCGGAGCTTCAACAGGCTCTCAAGCTCTCTCGGGCTCCATCGTAGGTCAATGTACAGCGAATTGAATTTCTCCTCTTGAAATCCTGAATCCTGTGTTTTTTCAAAGACTCGGGCGATCAAATCCCTTCTTAGTGCAATTACGATTTTCAGATTAGAGATTCTATTGTTCAAATCTCTAGCTACTTCAATCAAGCTTTTGATTAGATGATAACGCAAGTCATCGTTGACCCATCCTTCGTCCAACTTATCAATCGTGATGTAGTATCGCTTCTGCCTATCCTGCAAGATTTCCGTGTCGAGCAGGCGCACTATTTCCTGGATACGCTGTGTCTGAATCCTAGACACGACTTCACGACCCCGGTTGATAATTTCTAGCTTGACCTCTTCAGTCATTTTCTGATCGTTCTTAACCTCGGCTTTCACACCCAGATCTAGGATTGCGGGCATCGCCTTTTTCGCATCTGCGCCGACGCTCTGCTGAACCTGCGATTCCAGTTTGTTTATAACCTCTTTAACTCTCTCCTCCGTTCCCAGCCAGAATTTATCTCCCCAGTCCAAAAGATAATTAACGGCCTCGGTTCGGCCCTTATTGCCGCTCAAAAAGTCTTTAAATCTATCCAAGATGCTCAATCTAGTAACTTCATTTTCTATGTTGTATCTTACTTTCAGGATTTGCACAATGAAGATATGGTTCCACAGTAGCTTGTAGAACATATCCATTTTGATGCCGGACTCGTAGAAGAATCTCAAAAGCGTGCTATCAACTAGATAGCCCAACGCCAATTCATCCGGGTTGATATCGATTGCTCTGTGCTGTTTTTCGTTGAGTTTCTCGATCAATGCTGTCTTGCCAGAGCCGGTGCGGCCGACCACGATGCTCTCAGGAGCCTCGACGCTCATGACCAGATCAAGGGAACCGTTATCGAAAAAGGTTTCAGAGAGCAGCCGGTCATCTGCAGCATCCGCGGTTCCGATGTTGGTGTTCCCGCCGAATCGGAAATCGTTTGCCTGACGGTTGACGTTGATCACATTGTTGCTCGATCTCGACTTCCCCTTCGTATTTTTCGCCATTCAGAACCTCGCCAGAGGGAAACCAGTAGGAGACGTGTGGGGCCCCAGTCGGCCCCGTGCTTCGGCTTGAAGTGCTGCCGCATGATGCCATGGGGTAGGGGAGCATGTGGCCACATGCTCCCCTACCCCCAAAGGCTGGATTATCCGTGCTGAACGTCAGCCAGCGCTGCCCGCAGGAGCTGCTTCGCTTCTCTGAAGTTCTCGTAGTGGTCGAGTATATACAGTGCCCGTGACGCTGCGCCTTGCAGGTTGACCAGTTGCTGCCGAACGTCCTGGCCTGAGGGCATCTCATCGCACCGCTGACACTCGGATTCTGTCGGTGAGGGTGGTATAGGGCTGCAGAGATCCTTCATATCATCGAGCTCCTTTTTTGAATTCAGCAAAGCATGCGTTGCGATTGTCAGGTTAGGTAGGAATGGCGTAAGCGACATGGACAAGAGAAGTCACCCACTCGAATCCCGAGCCGCTGCCTCGGAAAATGGCACCCCCGACCCCGGCACAGGCCGCCACGCGTCATCCACCCAGGTCTCCTCCCGCCACGCCACGCGGCTGTACTCACTCGTTTTCAGGATGCCCATGCAGTTTTTCAGCGCCAGCCGCCGCAGGGCGCTGTGCATGATGGCCAGTTCCCCGGCCGCGTACCGTTCCTCGAACTCCATGGCCGCCACCTGGGCGCGCCATTCCAGCAGCTGGCGCCGCTTCACGTGCCACGGGTTCTCACCGTCAAGTTGCCCGGCGTCGGCCTGCAGGCGGGCACGCCACGCGTCATCCAAGCCGCGCCCATGCACCCGCAGGCCATGCACGCACTTGATCGTGCCGGTGGGCAGCACTTCCAGGAGGCCCCACCGCTCCGGCAGGTCCTCGGGCCGCAGGAGGCCACGCGGCGCCAGGTAGTACCGCCAGCGCCCCAGCCCGGTGGCCGGCTCTTTCCGCCAGCGTTTCTTCGCGTCCGCCCGGAAATCCGCGCGCGAGACCTTGCACTCGATCAGGATGGTGGCCTGCGGCCCGAAATAGCCCAGCGCGTCGGGCTTCTCGGTCAGCGCCCCGTACTCCGTGAACACGTAGCTGCAGTCCTGCCGGTACAGCCACTGCCGCGCCAGTTCCACCAGCTGCGCGTGCGTCCACGTGACCGGGGATTCCAGAAGCGGGGCAGTCATGCGCTGCACCCGAACAGAGGCACGGGGCGCAGCGTAGGCTTCCTCCGGGGCTCAGGCTTCTTTCTGGCATCGTACGTCTGGCACTCACTGGCCGCCCGGTACCACTCGCGCGGGTTCTCGTACTCGTCGAGCTGGGCACGCGGCCAGAACCGCGTGAGGTTCAGCTGCGGCTGGCCGTCCAGATCCTCGAAGAACTCAGCAATGCGGCCGTACAGCGTCATGCCGCACGCGCGGGACACTACGGCGTCCCCGTGCTTGAACGGCAGGTCGTGCCGCATACGCACCAGCTCGCTCACGCAACGGGGGCACAACACCTTCCCGTGCGAGATCAGGCCCTGCCGCGCCGAGCGCGTCGGGTCATCACTCCACACGCGCACCAGCTCGCCGCTCCGCTCACGGGGGAGCTTCAGGCCGCAGGGAAACCGGGTCTTCCCCTTGACGGTGTGCGCCCAGTGCAACGTGCGCTCGTCGGCGGGGTCGAAATGCACCCACCCGGCATCCACCTGCACCTCCCGTTGCGCGGCGGGCGGCACGTACTCAATGAGCCTCATGCGGCGTCCTGCCGCTCGCGCTTCCACGCCATCAACTCCGGCCAGCATTTGTCCAGGACTTCTTCACCTTCCCGGGTGATCACCCACAGCACGCTCGGGCGGCCCGCGCTGGGCACTGTGCCCGCCCGGCGCAGGTACCCCAGGGTTTCCAGGGTGTTCAGCTGCCCGTGCAACTGGTGCGGGTCGCCGCCGCTGACGTCCCACATGGATTCCGCGCGGCCCAGCAGGTCAGCCTTGGGCAGCGGGACCCCGCAGGCCGCGGTGAGCAGCAGCATGGGCATGCCGCCGATCATCAGGGGGCAGACCTTCGACTTCACAGCGCACCCGCCTGCGCCCGCGCTGCCCGGTTCTGCGCCTTGCGGGGCGCGTCGTACGTCAGGTGGCACCGCTGGCACCAGGCGCGCAGGTTGCTGCGGTCGCTGTTGCGCGGGTCGTGGTCGAGGTGCGCGACGGTGAGCACCACGCGGCTGCCCGTGACGGGGTGCGGCTCGCCGTTGGCCGCCCGGCAATCCGGGTACGCGGGGCTGCCCTCGCAGCGGTTCCCAGCGCGGCCGCGCACTTCCAGGCTGATGTCTCTCCAGTTCGTGGGGTACAGCTTCCGGTTCTCTTCTCGGATGGGCATGTCAGCCTCCCTTCAGTGCGTCGCGGTAGAAGCGCGCGAGGGTCTTGTGCACGTCGGGCTGCACCTGCCACAGCCCCTGCGCGCCCCGGTGGGCGATGGGCTCCGGCAGGGTTACGACATCCGCGAGCTGCCAGTGGTACTGATCGTGCGCCGCCCAGATGCTGGTGCTGGTCTGCGTGACGGCCGCGAGCCGGGCCACGGCCACGATGCCCGGGATGGCCACGCGCTCCCAGGTGGCCTCTGCGCGCTGGTCAATGTCCAGCAGGTACCGCTGCACGTACGCCAGGTCCTCCAGCTGCTGCGTTTTCCGTGCGCCTCCGTCCGGGACAGCGCCCCCGTGAATGGCGAGGTACATGCCCACCCGGCCGCCCTGCCGCTCGGGATGCCAGGACCGGTTCTCGATGTCCTTGCCAGCGAAACCGACACACCATGCCCACGGGTGGGTCAAGGTAATGCCGCGCAGCAGTGGGGTGGTCATGCGGCGTGCTCCTGTCGGGGGGTGGGCGTGCGGCGGTGGGCGGTGGCGGCGTGCTGCTCGGCAAGGTGCGCGCGCACCAGGCGCTCCCCGGCCTGCGTGACAGCGAGGCCCGGGGTGGACAGCACGGCGTACCGGCGGTCGCGCAGGGTCTCGGCGGCGAGGGCGTACTGGGTGGGCGTGGCGTCCAGGGCCTGCGTGAGTCGCTGGGGCGTGCACGCGCCGGGGTGCAGGTGCGCCAGCACGATCAGCAGCCGAGTTTCGAGCTGGGTGAGGTACGTGATCACAGGCGCCGCCCGCCGTGCCGGTAGGCGCGCTGCCGGTTGGCGGCCAGGATCTCGCGGATGACGGCCTCCGGAGTCTGCCAGGGGTGGTACCGCTCCATGGTCTGCCACGTGGTGGCCACCAGGACGTGCAGGCGGTTCAGGACGCCGGGGCGCCACCCGTCGCCGTCCTTGCGGTAGTGTTCCAGCGCCTCGCTGACGAGCGTGTGCAGCTGCAGCATGCTGAGCGGCCAGCTGTCCGCGCGGAGGTCCGGCCTGCCGATCACGCAGACCTCGTGCGAGCACTCGGCCCAGTACCCGGGCTCAATGAGGTGCCCCAGGTCCAGCGTGCGCACGATCACGTCGCCCAGCTCGCGGTTCGCCTTCTCGGGCTTCGCGGCCGTCCAGGCTTCCGTGACCTCGCTGGTCACCAGGGCGAGCATGGCGGGCAGTTGGTCGGGGTTGGTGTCCGGGTTGAAGGTCAGGCCCCAGCCGTTGGCGGCGTTGATTTCGCGGGCTTCGGTGGCCAGATCGTTCAGGAGTGTCGTCATGTGCGGCGTCCTCTGCCCTTGCCGGGCGTGTAGTCGCGGTGCTGGGCGATGACGGCCTGCACAACGTGCTGGGGCCGCCCGCTCAGGCGCTGGATTTCGATGACGAGCCGCCCCCGATCCCAGTGGCGCAGGATCAGATCAACCTCGTGGGGGCGGAGGTGGGAGAGGTTCATGCCGTCAGCCACTTCCCAGGGGTGCGGTGCTCACGCCTGCCCCGTGGGGGTGCCCTGCACGTGGGCGGTCATGCTGGCCAGCAGGTCATCCTGCGGACCAGTCACGCTCGCGTACTCGGGCACGTGGGCGCCCCGGATGCCCAGGGCGTCCAGATCCAGCGGTGTCTGCGGTGAGGCGCTCAGCGCGCGCGCCTGGAAGGCCACACCCACCTCAAAGGCCGCCTCGGCGGTGTCGTGCGGGGTGAGGCTCCCCAGGCCCACGGGGATACCGTGGATGACCGGTAGAAACTGCTGCACCAGCCCCACGCCGGGCTTGATGACGTCCAGCACGGCCACCCGCACGGGCGCCGCGCGGAAGAACGCATCACGCTGGGCCCGGTCGGCACCGGCCAACCATTCCTTCTGCTGGCGGGTCATGCCGTGCTCGAACACGAAGACGGGGCCTGAAGTGGCGGCGGTCACGCGCGGTCCTCGTGCACGTGGGCGTCGCTGGGCGGGTAGCAGGCGAACCCGCAGTCGGGCTGCCCGTGCCGCCAGCACTCCCGGCAGCCCGAGGTCTCGGCTTCGGGTTCAGCGGGCGCGTCCTGGGGCGTGCCGTGCCAGCGCAGCAGGTACGCGAGGCGCTGCGCGTTCCCCAGGGCGGTCCCGATGGCCGCGAAGTGTCCGGGCATGGGCTGCTGCCCGATGGCCTGCGCGAGGCTCAGGCGGCCCCACGCGCCGCGCGTCCAGTTGTACACCCCGCAGATCGGCGTCAGCAGCGCCTGCCCGTCCACCCAGTGCCCCATCCCGAACGCCTCCACGCCCTGCGCGCGGCAGGCCCGCACCAGCGCGTCGATGGTGAAGCCCGGGTTGAAGGCCACCACGTCATTCCCGTACCACGTGAGGCGCTCCAGGTCCTCCATGACCTGCGCGAGGCGCGGCGCGTCCGCCAACTGCGCCGCCTGCACGCCGTGCAGCGCCTGCGCGTCGGGCTCGATGGGCTGATCCGTGTGCACCAGCGTGTCCAGCAGCGTCCGCCCGTCGCCGTCCAGTACCACGATCTGCACGGGGTGCGCCTGGCGCAGGC of Deinococcus radiotolerans contains these proteins:
- a CDS encoding PadR family transcriptional regulator, with the translated sequence MTNRKVTRNALQVLIVMARHPEKHQYALELSRDAEVNVGTIYAVLARLEQQGLVSSTVEGIDPIAEGRPARRYYLLTAEGLAAAREEIRKTQRLMTLGGRINA
- a CDS encoding P-loop ATPase, Sll1717 family, which produces MINVNRQANDFRFGGNTNIGTADAADDRLLSETFFDNGSLDLVMSVEAPESIVVGRTGSGKTALIEKLNEKQHRAIDINPDELALGYLVDSTLLRFFYESGIKMDMFYKLLWNHIFIVQILKVRYNIENEVTRLSILDRFKDFLSGNKGRTEAVNYLLDWGDKFWLGTEERVKEVINKLESQVQQSVGADAKKAMPAILDLGVKAEVKNDQKMTEEVKLEIINRGREVVSRIQTQRIQEIVRLLDTEILQDRQKRYYITIDKLDEGWVNDDLRYHLIKSLIEVARDLNNRISNLKIVIALRRDLIARVFEKTQDSGFQEEKFNSLYIDLRWSPRELESLLKLRVDKMISSRPTSRQISMKDILPGSVNNVPPLEYLITRTMLRPRDLIIFFNLCAKHAAGKPKIAASDITQAEIEYSQSRLEALQYEWGTDYPNIGTLIQFMRSYPASFTVGEISKKFRDSALELLTRKLSIQDEIYKIISDKFSDEEPNPMVESCLAVLYRIGAIGVRPVQSHTVYWSFKSQNSTIPSFNVKSVYYIHPSLWATLNIKPVDSKIGIYG